One Variibacter gotjawalensis genomic window, CAGCGCCAGATGGAAGCGTGGCAGCGCATCGGCACTTACGCGGCCGGTCTCGCGCTCGACGACGCAGGCCTCAAGGGCAACACCGAGATCCTCTCTCGCATGGACTTGATCGTCGCGGCAGGCGGCGGTGAGCGCGATCTCAACGTCGACAGCGCGGTTCTCTCCGGCCGGCCGAAAGCCGAGAACCCGGACGCGTTCCTCAACGAGCGCCTGATGAGCGATCTGCGTCCGACACTCTTCCTCGCGCAGCTTTCCAACTTGCTCGCCGGCAACATCTCGATCGTGCACGGCGTCACCGGCTCCTCGCGCACCTTCATGGGCGAAGAGGCTGCAGGCGTCGACGCGATCCGCATCGCCTTCGCGCGCATCCGCGCCGGCCAAGGCGACATCGCCCTCGTCGGCAGTGCCTATAACGGCGAGCGTAAGGAAATGGTGCTGAACTACGAGTTCGGCAGCTACAACCGCAAAGGCGCCGCCGGCTCCGTGTGGGACGGCAAAGGCTTCTCGCTCGGTTCGCTCGGCGCGTTCCTCGTCATCGAGTCGAAAGAGCATGCGGAGAAGCGTGGCGCAAAGCCGCTCGCCCGCATCGCTTCGGTCGCGGCCGATCAGACCAAGCGGCAGCCGGGTGCCGTCACGGGCTTCTTCGAGAAGGCACTCGGCGCGCTCGATGTGCGCGCAGGCGAAAGCGCGGTTGTCTCCGGCGTGTCCGGCGCTGCCGCGCCGACCGCAGAAGAGCGCGACGTGCTCGGTAAGACGAACATTCCGGTGCGCGCGACCCAGAACCAGATCGGCCACGGCCTCGAAGTGCAGTTCCCGATGAACATCGCGCTCGCCACCTTGGCGCTACAGCAGGGTTCGCTCTACCCGTCGCAGGATAAATCTGGCGTCGAAAAGGATGGCCCGGCGAAACTGACGCAGGTTCTGGTGACCGGCATCGGGCATTGGCGCGGCGAAGGACTGGCGCTGATCGAAGCGACCCACTAAATCGCTTCGAGGGACACGGGAACCGCACGCATGACGACATATCGCGACAAG contains:
- a CDS encoding beta-ketoacyl-ACP synthase — its product is MPDAPREVWITGIGIVSSLGEGRDAHWQALSEGRSGANTELQTPYTVYPIVPLNYDQQIAKKGDQRQMEAWQRIGTYAAGLALDDAGLKGNTEILSRMDLIVAAGGGERDLNVDSAVLSGRPKAENPDAFLNERLMSDLRPTLFLAQLSNLLAGNISIVHGVTGSSRTFMGEEAAGVDAIRIAFARIRAGQGDIALVGSAYNGERKEMVLNYEFGSYNRKGAAGSVWDGKGFSLGSLGAFLVIESKEHAEKRGAKPLARIASVAADQTKRQPGAVTGFFEKALGALDVRAGESAVVSGVSGAAAPTAEERDVLGKTNIPVRATQNQIGHGLEVQFPMNIALATLALQQGSLYPSQDKSGVEKDGPAKLTQVLVTGIGHWRGEGLALIEATH